CCAGATCGAACTGAGTCCCCATTCGGATCAGGTCCTGTACGCCATTGGGACCTTCATGGACTAGCACATCCACCGCTTCTCGCGAGCATAAGCCTGCGCCTGCAACCAATGTATCCTGCATGTGATACTCGGGAGAATCTTCATCGGAGATAACAGCAGCGATGCCCCCCTGTGCATAGCGGGTATTGCTGTCCAGCAGTGATTTTTTTGTGATCATGAGTACTTTCTTGCTCTCGCCGGCTCTCAAAGCAGTGAACAACCCGGCAATTCCTGCGCCGATCACAATGACATCCGTATGTATATGTGGGATCGTGTCCAAATCGACATCAACTAGATATCTTGGTATCATGCAGCTTCACCCTGTCTTTACAAAGTAACCCCACAAAGCGGCAAGCATGTCATGCTTGTCCGTGGCTTTGCGGGGAGCTTTCCACGTACGCGTATACAAGAAGCAGCGCATGCTACTTCACTTGTAACATGCGCTCTAAGGACAATCTTGCTTTATCGGCCACATCTTCCGGTACATAGATCTCCGGCTGCATCGTTTCCAGGCACTTGACGATTTTCTTCAAGTTATTGACCTTCATGTTCGGACATACCAGATATTTGGTGGCAAAAAGGAATTGTTTATTCGGACTATCTAGTCGCAGCTGATAACCCGTACCATCTTCCGTTCCCACAATAAACTCCTGGCAATCGGATTCTTTGCAATACTTGATGATCGCTGTTGTACTGCCAACGAAATCCCCCATCTTGACTACCTCAGGACGGCACTCCGGATGAACGACGAACTGAGCATTCGGATATTGAGCTTTCATCTCTTCCACATCTTTGACGGTCAGCATATCGTGCGTATTGCAATAACCTTCCCAAATGATCACTTTTTTGCTTGTGAATTTTGATACATAGTCGCCCAAATTTTTATCCGGTACCCAGATGATCTCATCCGAATCGACGGAATTAATAACTTTCACGGCATTGGCGGAAGTACAGCATATATCTGTCTCAGACTTCACATCTGCCGATGTATTAATATAAGCAACTACTTTAGCGTTAGGATGCTGCCGTTTCAAAGCCCGTAAGCCTTCGACATTGACCATATCTGCCATCGGACAACCGGCACGTTCGTCAGGAATAATAACGGTTTTATTCGGCGCAAGAATTTTTGCGCTTTCTCCCATGAAATGAACACCGCAAAAAACGATGACGTCTGCATCTGTCTGAGCCGCTTTCTGTGCTAGCAGAAAGGAATCCCCCGGAAATCGGCCACTTCTTGTACTTCATCTCGTTGATAATAATGTGCGAGAATAATAGCATTGCGTTCCTTCTTCAACTGCAGCAGTCGCTCTTTCAGCTGGCGGTTCTGCTCGGCTTTTCTTTCTAAGGCCAAAGCCTCCATGGATGCTTCCTCCCCTATGTGGGACCTCATGATATGTTGCTATTAGTATGATCTAATTGTTCAAAAATTAGAGATTTACAACTAATTTACACATTACAGCATCCCCTGTCAATGCGCAAATGGGTTGAAAACAAGGAAAAATCCGGCATACACCTAAGGTATACACCGGATTATTCTTCCTACGGTAGCCTGCTTACTCTTCAGTAGAGTCTGAGCCTGGCTCCTTGTGATCTTTATCCCGTTCAAATTCCAGCTTGTTGCTATCGCTCGCTTGGCTTTGACCCTGGATGTTTACTTTCACGTCCTCTTCTTCGGATGAACCTTCTACTTCCCCTTTTTCCAGGAGAGCGATAATTTCATCTTTGTCGAGGGTTTCTTTTTCAAGCAACGTTTTCGCTACCAAGTGAACCTGATCGGCATACTTCGTTAAAATCTCGCGAGCACGGTCGTAGCATTCGCGGATAAAACGCTGCATTTCCTGATCGATTTCGTAAGCAATGGCATCACTATAGTTCTGCTCATGTCCGATGTCACGCCCCAAGAATACTTGCCCTTGGCTGCTGCCGAATTGCATCGGTCCGAGCTTTTCACTCATACCGAATTCCATGATCATGCGGCGAACCATGCCCGTTGCTTTACGGAAGTCATCGTAAGCGCCAGTACCGATCTCTCCGATGTACAACTCTTCGGAAACGCGGCCGCCCAGCAAGCCTGTGACTTTATCCAGAAGCTCTCTCTTCGTTTGAACCAGCGGATCTGTGCTTTCTTTAGGCAGCATCATCACATAGCCGCCTGCGCGTCCCCGAGGGACAATCGTTACTTTATGAACCATATCCGCATTCTCAGCGTAGTAGCCAATGATAGCGTGGCCTGCCTCGTGGTAAGCAACAATACGCTTTTCGCGATCAGTGACAATGCGGTTCTTTTTCTGTGTACCTACAATCACACGGTCAAATGCTTCTTCGACCTCAGACATCGAGATATCCTTGCGGTTACGTCGTGCTGCGATCAAAGCCGCCTCATTCAGCAGGTTCTCCAGATCAGCGCCGGTAAATCCTGTAGTGTAACGGGACAATGCATCCAGCTTCACATCTTTGGCAAGAGGCTTGTTGCGTGCATGTACTTTCAGTACCGCTTCGCGGCCTTTCACATCCGGACGGTCAACTGTGATTTGACGGTCAAAGCGTCCCGGACGAAGCAATGCCGGATCCAGAATATCAGGTCGGTTCGTTGCCGCTACGATAATAATACCTTCGTTCGCTCCGAAACCGTCCATTTCTACAAGCAATTGGTTGAGCGTCTGCTCGCGTTCATCATGCCCGCCGCCTAAACCGGCGCCGCGCTGACGTCCAACTGCGTCAATTTCATCGATAAAGATAATACATGGCGAGTTCTTCTTTGCATTTTCGAACAAATCACGCACACGGGATGCGCCGACACCGACAAACATTTCAACGAAGTCGGAACCGGAAATGCTGAAGAACGGCACGCCAGCTTCACCGGCCACAGCTCTGGCCAAAAGCGTCTTACCTGTTCCCGGAGGTCCGTTCAGCAGAACGCCCTTCGGAATTCGCGCTCCTAGAGCAGCGAACTTGCGCGGATCTTTCAGGAACTCTACGACTTCTACTAATTCCTGCTTCTCTTCATCGGCTCCCGCCACATCCTCGAAGGTCACACGCTTCTTCTCTTCATTATAAAGACGGGCACGGCTTTTGCCGAAGTTCATCACCTTGCCGCCGCCACCCTGAGCTTGGTTCAGAAGGAAGAAAAACAAGATGAAAATAATCACGAATGGAATAATTGAGGTCAGAAAGCTGATCCATACGCTATCCCGCTCCATCGTTTCATATACTTCTTGCGGCACTCCGTTAGCTTCAATGAGCTGCACAACCAATTGCTCGTAAGGGGCATGCGTCTCAAAGGTCTTTTTGTCGGCAGTTGGCGGATCAATATACTCACCTTTAACTAAATATGTATATCCATCAAACTTCAGAGTGACGGATTTTACATTTTTGGTAACAACCGCTTGGCGGAACTTATCGTAAGTAATAACGTCCTTTTGTTCGTTTTGGGTACTTATGAAGTGAACGATACCAACCGTGACCAAAAAAATAAGCAAATAAAAACCGGTATTCCGGATAATCCGATTCATCCCCAACCTCCTCTCGAACAGCACACTTTTTTTATTTTACCACATCCTGGTGAAGCGTCACAACAAAGCAGCGTGGACAAGCCTCAGGAATGCAGGTTTAGCTGGAATAAACTTCAGGTTTCAAAATGCCAATAAAGGGAAGGTTGCGGTATTTTTCTGCATAGTCCAGACCATAACCGACAACAAATTCATCTGGCAGCACATACCCGGTATAGTCAGGTTCAAGCTCGACCGTCCTGCGCGCAGGCTTGTTGAACAACGCGACAACAGATACGGACAACGCATTGCGGCGCTCCAGAACATCGATCAAATAGCTTAATGTCAGTCCGCTGTCGATAATATCTTCAACGATAATGATATGCCTTCCTTCGACCGGAACGTCGAGATCCTTAATAATCTTAACGACACCAGACGATTTGGTCGCATTCCCGTAGCTGGATACCGCCATGAAGTCAATCTCTAACGGCACTGCAATCCGTTTGACCAGATCGGCCATGAACATAAACGCACCCTTGAGTACGCAGATAACTAATGGATTTTTCCCTTCGTAATCGGCAGAAATACACTCTCCCAATTCTTTAATCTTGTCTTGAATTTGCTCTTCACTGTAAAGGATGTCTTGAATGTCGCTGTACAAGGATGAACCCCCTAGTTAATATTATGAATCCTTATAAATTTACATTCTCTACGAACGAAATTTACACTTCTTGCTGGCTCTAGAGCAGCTTCACATGAAGTACCCGCTCAGAGTGTTCTCGGACCAGGGCATGTTGTGACCTTCGGAAGCCCGCAATCCATAGAATCTGACCGGATGCATCAACCAATAGCGGAATACGATCCCGGTTACTTGGCGGAAGCTTGGCATCAATGAACATATCTTTTACCTTTTTCGACCCGTTTAAACCAAAAGGCTCCAAGCGGTCTCCGGCAGCTCGGCTTCTAATGAAGAGAGGCAATTCAAGCTGGTCCAAATCAAACCACACCTCTTGCGGAGCAGCCTCTTCCCTCCATAATGAGAATGAGCTTGCTGTACCAACCTCGTACCGAAGCACGGCTCCAGCCTCAGGTAAAACCATATCGCCTGTAGGCCTCACACCCCAATCTAGCTCGTACTTATAGGGGATAGGCTTCGGGCGCTCCCGTTGGAATCGAACAAGTTCATATTCCTTAACGAGTACAAGCTGATCATGAATATCCAAGACCGTACAAGGCAGGCGGTGCTGCAGGATCGTCTCACGGATTAACTCCATCCTGGTAAAATCATGCCTTTCCGTCCATGAACAAAGATAGTTTAATATTAGTTTAATCAACCGTCTTTGTAAAGCAACGTGCAAACCGGCAAATTCAGACCTGAGCATGCTGCAGGATGCCGACTCCAATGAAACAATGCGACGAAAAACAGCTGAAGCTTCTTCTTCCATATAGTCGTTTTCAGCTCTCATCGTGACAGACAGACGATTGAGCGATTCCGCAAAGTGTTCATTATACTGCTCTAGCAGGGGCATAACATCCAGTCTTACTTGGTTGCGAAAGTATTTGCGGGAGTCATTGCTGCTATCGTGACAATAGACAAGCGACTGCTCTTTGCAATATTGCACAAGTTCTGATTTGTATATACGTAAGCAAGGACGGATCAGTTCCACTTTTTTTCACTCCTGCGCTCCGACATTCCGGCAAGACCGGACGGACCTGTTCCGCGCAGCAATCGCATTAGGATTGTTTCTGCCTGATCGTCTGCATGATGAGCCAAAGCAATGCAATCCGCCTTATAGCGGGCAGCAACCCCGTGAAGAAACTCATACCGTTTTTCTCGCGCGGCAGCCTGAGTGTTCGCTCCGTGCTCTTCAATATACGCCGGCATATCAATGACGCCAACCTCGCAAGGCAACCCTAGCTCCGCTGCAAGCCCAGCCACATAGTCCGCTTCTGCATCCGATTCCGCGCCGCGAAAGCTGTGGTTGACGTGACCTACAATCAGCTTCCAATCATATTTGCCTGAAAGCACAAAAAGGATATGAAGCAGCGCCACGGAATCAGGTCCTCCTGATACGGCAACAACTACTGCATTTCCTCTCTTGATCAGCTGATGTTCACGAATATTCAATTCTACTTTGGCTGCAAGATGAGTATCCACTCGCTAATCCTTCTCCTAACTTCAATCCGGTTCCTACCAATATATATAGAGGGTCGCTGCAAATATACAAACAGAAGCCGCAAAGCAAATTTTAAGCCAAGGCATTGTTGTAGATTTAGGTGACACTTTCTTATTCGAGACCAGACCTGTCCATAGCTGATAAGCTTCTTCGGATGTAGCGATCTGACTATTCAGTGCTTTGTGCAAAAATGGAGCAAGGCGGGCCGCCGGAGGATTCTCTTTCATGATGGCATGCAGCAGCTCGATTTCTCTGTTCTGTGGGAGCATCTTGGGAAAGCTGGCAAATCGGTTTTTGCGGTCCAGCACTTTTAATAGAAGAATCGCGAATGAGAACAAATCGTAACTTTCCTCCGCATATCGCTCGCCGGCTTTCCAGAACCCCCGATCATACACCTCTGTTAATTGCTTAATAGCTCTGCCTTTAGGCGTTACGCCCCCAAAATCAATCAAATCCACGTCACCGTATCGGGAGACGATCATATTCTCGATCTTCAAATCACCGAAAATGTAGCCATTCTTATGCAGTTCGGTTAACTTTTTCAAAAGCTTAGAACCGATCACGTAGATCCAGTCCTGCCCTTGCTTATGAAGGAAATCCGAAATCGTCATCCCTTCAATATACCGCATCACACTAAACGATACTTCTTTGCCTTGCACGACCATATCGTCAACATCGATCAAAAAGTTTCGAAATGAAGTATTCGTTCTCGATAAGGCATGAAGCGAGTTGATTTCCGATTGATGGTCGACCGTTTCATAGCCGGCCTTGAGCGCATATTTCATCTGCCCCCTACGCACAAGTGCAACAACTCCATTGGAGCCGGAGCCTAATAAGCGTTCTACCAGGTAGACGCGGCCGTTCCACTTCCCTTGAATTTCTGAACCCGGTCGAAACGCATCCTCAAACCACGTACTCACTCAACATCCCATCCTCGGCCTGTTGTGAAACAGGTTTTCCGGTTACGAATTGCAATGTTTTCAACAAAGCCGGCCCTGTTGGGGTCGTACCCTTCATGTTTATTTTATAGAACATCTTGTCGAGATTTGCAAGTTCATTGGTCCAATCGAGATCCATCTCTAATTCTTCCCCGTACTGTTTCGTTGCCGGAAAATGAAAAACAGACAGTTCACTCTGGCCAGTGCGCGCCCTTAGACTCAGCAGCAAGTCTCGGATTGCCTCCCTGACAGCAGCTAATTTGGGCTTCATGCTGGCGCTTGCATCGATGAGCAAAGCCACACGAAGAGCTGATTTTTCACTCATGTCATCTATGACTTGAACAATCTCGGCGCGCTTTGGCGGCGGGAGCTGCTCCAATTGACTGTGTCCGAGAATCTGCTGGAGCTCCTTGCCCACAGCCTGCTGTATCGTATGAGCAACGGTCTTTCTTGTCATCATCTGAACGGTATGGGATAGCTGCTGAGAATTGACAATCCGGCTCATACCGCCACCGGCCGAAGCGATTTCTTGAATTTCCTCCGTACCGAGTACGCCCAACTCCCCTTGGTCGATAACACCGATCACATTGACCGTAACTCCTTCCGCTTGGGCTTGCGCAGCCGCTATTACAGGGCTAACCCCTACATTCGAGCATCCGTCCGTAATCAATAGGATCTGTTTCATCATCTGTAACATCCTCCCCCGTATCGTAAAAAATAATAATGGCTCTAGCAATCTATAAATCTAGTATTACCAAATTCGTGCAGGGTTAAACCGGCTAGAAGAGAATATCGTTCTTCACTGAGCAAAAAAAACTAGGCATTGTGCTGCAGGCCTGACATAAAAGCATGGATGTTTACAGAAAAAGCATGAACGTATACAGAAAAAAAGACCTGAAGCTGCCCCCTCTCATTGTGGAGTGCCCCCCTTATAATAGACATTGGAAAAACCCCCTGGGTAAACCGATGAATTATTAGGGGGCATTTCTATGGCGATCAAAGGACAAACGTTTAGACATTATCCAGAATCCATCAAGACAGAGGCTATTCGTTTACATGAGGTGGAGGGTTGGAGCTACCGAGAAATCACAGAACATTTGGGGATATATGATAAGGGACGGGTCAAGAAGTGGATGAGTAAATACCGTGAGTGCGGCGAAGAAAGTTTTAAGGACAAGCGTGGAGGCCCCTTTCGAGCAGAGACAGAGCAAGAGCGACTAATTCGACAGTTGCAATTAGAGGTAGATGTGCTAAAAAAGTGGTTACAAATCTTGAGTCGGGAGGTGCACAAGATAAATACTACGTCATAGATGAGTTGAAGGAGCAGCAA
This genomic window from Paenibacillus hexagrammi contains:
- the ftsH gene encoding ATP-dependent zinc metalloprotease FtsH, with amino-acid sequence MNRIIRNTGFYLLIFLVTVGIVHFISTQNEQKDVITYDKFRQAVVTKNVKSVTLKFDGYTYLVKGEYIDPPTADKKTFETHAPYEQLVVQLIEANGVPQEVYETMERDSVWISFLTSIIPFVIIFILFFFLLNQAQGGGGKVMNFGKSRARLYNEEKKRVTFEDVAGADEEKQELVEVVEFLKDPRKFAALGARIPKGVLLNGPPGTGKTLLARAVAGEAGVPFFSISGSDFVEMFVGVGASRVRDLFENAKKNSPCIIFIDEIDAVGRQRGAGLGGGHDEREQTLNQLLVEMDGFGANEGIIIVAATNRPDILDPALLRPGRFDRQITVDRPDVKGREAVLKVHARNKPLAKDVKLDALSRYTTGFTGADLENLLNEAALIAARRNRKDISMSEVEEAFDRVIVGTQKKNRIVTDREKRIVAYHEAGHAIIGYYAENADMVHKVTIVPRGRAGGYVMMLPKESTDPLVQTKRELLDKVTGLLGGRVSEELYIGEIGTGAYDDFRKATGMVRRMIMEFGMSEKLGPMQFGSSQGQVFLGRDIGHEQNYSDAIAYEIDQEMQRFIRECYDRAREILTKYADQVHLVAKTLLEKETLDKDEIIALLEKGEVEGSSEEEDVKVNIQGQSQASDSNKLEFERDKDHKEPGSDSTEE
- the hpt gene encoding hypoxanthine phosphoribosyltransferase, yielding MYSDIQDILYSEEQIQDKIKELGECISADYEGKNPLVICVLKGAFMFMADLVKRIAVPLEIDFMAVSSYGNATKSSGVVKIIKDLDVPVEGRHIIIVEDIIDSGLTLSYLIDVLERRNALSVSVVALFNKPARRTVELEPDYTGYVLPDEFVVGYGLDYAEKYRNLPFIGILKPEVYSS
- the tilS gene encoding tRNA lysidine(34) synthetase TilS codes for the protein MELIRPCLRIYKSELVQYCKEQSLVYCHDSSNDSRKYFRNQVRLDVMPLLEQYNEHFAESLNRLSVTMRAENDYMEEEASAVFRRIVSLESASCSMLRSEFAGLHVALQRRLIKLILNYLCSWTERHDFTRMELIRETILQHRLPCTVLDIHDQLVLVKEYELVRFQRERPKPIPYKYELDWGVRPTGDMVLPEAGAVLRYEVGTASSFSLWREEAAPQEVWFDLDQLELPLFIRSRAAGDRLEPFGLNGSKKVKDMFIDAKLPPSNRDRIPLLVDASGQILWIAGFRRSQHALVREHSERVLHVKLL
- the tilS gene encoding tRNA lysidine(34) synthetase TilS, whose amino-acid sequence is MDTHLAAKVELNIREHQLIKRGNAVVVAVSGGPDSVALLHILFVLSGKYDWKLIVGHVNHSFRGAESDAEADYVAGLAAELGLPCEVGVIDMPAYIEEHGANTQAAAREKRYEFLHGVAARYKADCIALAHHADDQAETILMRLLRGTGPSGLAGMSERRSEKKWN
- a CDS encoding protein kinase domain-containing protein, whose amino-acid sequence is MSTWFEDAFRPGSEIQGKWNGRVYLVERLLGSGSNGVVALVRRGQMKYALKAGYETVDHQSEINSLHALSRTNTSFRNFLIDVDDMVVQGKEVSFSVMRYIEGMTISDFLHKQGQDWIYVIGSKLLKKLTELHKNGYIFGDLKIENMIVSRYGDVDLIDFGGVTPKGRAIKQLTEVYDRGFWKAGERYAEESYDLFSFAILLLKVLDRKNRFASFPKMLPQNREIELLHAIMKENPPAARLAPFLHKALNSQIATSEEAYQLWTGLVSNKKVSPKSTTMPWLKICFAASVCIFAATLYIYW
- a CDS encoding vWA domain-containing protein, with protein sequence MKQILLITDGCSNVGVSPVIAAAQAQAEGVTVNVIGVIDQGELGVLGTEEIQEIASAGGGMSRIVNSQQLSHTVQMMTRKTVAHTIQQAVGKELQQILGHSQLEQLPPPKRAEIVQVIDDMSEKSALRVALLIDASASMKPKLAAVREAIRDLLLSLRARTGQSELSVFHFPATKQYGEELEMDLDWTNELANLDKMFYKINMKGTTPTGPALLKTLQFVTGKPVSQQAEDGMLSEYVV
- a CDS encoding helix-turn-helix domain-containing protein; its protein translation is MAIKGQTFRHYPESIKTEAIRLHEVEGWSYREITEHLGIYDKGRVKKWMSKYRECGEESFKDKRGGPFRAETEQERLIRQLQLEVDVLKKWLQILSREVHKINTTS